Proteins from a genomic interval of Paenibacillus sp. FSL H8-0048:
- a CDS encoding response regulator: MMDKWKVIIADDERIIREGIRQCVDWDSLGMEVAAEAEDGEEALELAVEHAIHIALVDLNMPIMHGMELMKRLREALPGCKIIVITGHDEFAYAQESIRLQVNDYILKPAEPKQLMQVLRGVRDELESERQQSQHLEQASRQLMKNFPLLRERFCQEWLDGNLSQAEIREQLQFLKLPPQRPELIGIIRWRWEGRQPAMKEKERQLFLFAIENITTELLDPYPKVMFRDAAGLIVVLLWDAAGERILAGVEAAVRSHLKIAVEVGIRLILGEITELAAAYRSCRVALVKEQPLSPLVRRAKQHIQEHYGEYGLTLEATAGLLQASPVYLSRLFKQELGESFGTYLTQTRIRRAAQLLHSTDLSINEVAEQSGYETQHYFSTAFKKQTGVAPLQFRKGVQAEVRGESKRD, translated from the coding sequence ATGATGGACAAATGGAAAGTAATCATTGCCGATGATGAGCGCATTATCCGGGAAGGCATCCGGCAATGCGTGGACTGGGATAGCCTCGGTATGGAGGTTGCCGCAGAGGCAGAAGACGGGGAGGAGGCGCTGGAGCTGGCCGTGGAGCACGCCATTCATATCGCCCTGGTCGATCTGAACATGCCGATTATGCATGGCATGGAGCTGATGAAGCGGCTGCGGGAAGCGCTGCCCGGCTGCAAGATTATTGTAATCACCGGCCACGATGAATTCGCGTATGCACAGGAGTCGATCCGGCTGCAGGTGAATGATTATATTCTCAAGCCCGCGGAGCCGAAACAATTGATGCAGGTGCTGCGGGGCGTCCGCGATGAGCTGGAGTCCGAGCGGCAGCAGAGCCAGCATCTGGAGCAGGCCTCCCGGCAGCTGATGAAGAACTTCCCGCTGCTGCGCGAGCGCTTCTGCCAGGAATGGCTGGACGGCAATCTCAGCCAGGCGGAGATCAGGGAGCAGCTGCAATTCCTCAAGCTCCCGCCGCAGCGGCCGGAGCTGATCGGCATCATCCGCTGGAGGTGGGAGGGCCGGCAGCCGGCGATGAAGGAGAAGGAGCGGCAGCTCTTCCTGTTCGCCATTGAGAATATCACTACCGAACTGCTGGACCCGTATCCCAAGGTGATGTTCCGGGACGCCGCCGGACTGATTGTTGTCCTGCTCTGGGATGCCGCCGGTGAGCGCATCCTGGCCGGAGTGGAGGCGGCTGTGCGCAGCCATCTCAAAATCGCCGTTGAAGTCGGCATCCGGCTGATCCTGGGAGAGATCACTGAGCTGGCTGCCGCCTACCGCAGCTGCCGGGTGGCGTTGGTCAAGGAGCAGCCGCTGTCCCCGCTCGTCCGCCGTGCCAAGCAGCATATACAGGAGCATTACGGCGAATATGGACTTACCCTGGAAGCCACAGCGGGCCTGCTTCAAGCCTCGCCGGTCTATCTGAGCCGCCTGTTCAAGCAGGAGCTGGGCGAATCCTTCGGCACGTATCTGACCCAGACCCGTATCCGCCGGGCCGCCCAGCTTCTGCATTCAACCGACCTCAGCATTAACGAGGTGGCGGAGCAGTCCGGCTATGAGACCCAGCATTATTTCAGTACCGCCTTCAAGAAGCAGACCGGTGTGGCTCCGTTGCAGTTCCGTAAAGGGGTGCAGGCTGAGGTACGTGGTGAGAGCAAGCGAGACTAG
- a CDS encoding cache domain-containing sensor histidine kinase, which translates to MRKSGVTMEKLKLNNMPIRYKLIIHFLLISILPSIGLGLLIGWTVDRIVEEQSTENTMQLIRKVNTAIESDVENLQKITYLISFDPGVQKFLKGETTVPAQPDPAAGNGESAEYNIRKFLQGFTTLSSEIAGIMLVNREGGFISNEMYTRSGTRLTEETWYKQAAENKGIFLIVGHPYGRAVRSHVDYKESEVVSAVRAIVNPETQVVQGVVLVDLKLRVIAETARDVTLGKTGYLTVVDNRGEMIYAPQHPLMRTIPAGLFTESSGITSETVDGRKLQLIYRTSPFTGWTTMGVFPMDESAYGIREITFNVVTFVFVVCMLGMTASFYLAYSISRPIGQLASFMSKAQSGDLTIRYWGSRSDEIGLLGRSFNTMLAQIGRLLSLTELQARQKREAELRSLQAHIKPHFLYNTLDTIHWMARSKGAEDIAEVVQSLSRLFRLGLSKGSDIIPLSDELEHIVSYLKIQYVRYSTKLTYSIEVEPHLQELYVLKLLLQPMVENAIYHGIKERRGPGHLSIAVVERDNDLYLTVRDDGAGMSEDKLKELRRRLEAVVTEELERTEAEMAGTGSAGSGYGILNVQARIRLTYGVPYGIQIESGQGQGTLVTVRHPVVRENYPEKH; encoded by the coding sequence ATGCGCAAGTCCGGCGTGACGATGGAGAAGCTGAAGCTGAATAATATGCCTATCCGCTATAAGCTGATTATTCACTTTTTGCTGATTAGCATTCTGCCTTCCATTGGACTGGGGCTGTTGATTGGCTGGACGGTGGACCGGATCGTGGAAGAGCAGAGCACCGAGAACACGATGCAGCTCATCCGCAAGGTGAATACGGCCATAGAGAGTGATGTAGAGAATCTGCAGAAAATCACATACCTGATCTCGTTCGATCCGGGCGTCCAGAAGTTCCTGAAGGGAGAGACGACGGTTCCGGCACAGCCGGACCCCGCCGCAGGCAACGGGGAATCGGCGGAATACAATATCCGCAAATTCCTGCAGGGCTTCACTACGCTGAGCTCCGAGATTGCCGGCATTATGCTGGTTAACCGTGAAGGCGGTTTCATCAGCAATGAGATGTATACCCGTTCCGGTACAAGGCTGACGGAGGAGACCTGGTACAAGCAGGCTGCTGAGAATAAGGGGATCTTCCTGATTGTCGGGCATCCGTATGGCCGTGCGGTCAGGTCCCATGTGGACTATAAAGAGAGCGAGGTGGTCTCGGCCGTTCGGGCCATTGTGAATCCTGAGACGCAGGTGGTGCAGGGCGTGGTGCTGGTGGATCTGAAGCTGCGGGTAATCGCGGAGACGGCCAGAGATGTCACGCTCGGCAAGACGGGATATCTGACGGTGGTGGATAATCGCGGAGAGATGATTTACGCGCCGCAGCACCCTTTGATGCGTACTATTCCGGCAGGTTTGTTCACCGAGTCCTCGGGCATTACCTCGGAGACGGTAGACGGGCGTAAGCTTCAGCTGATCTACCGGACCTCGCCGTTTACCGGCTGGACCACGATGGGCGTGTTCCCGATGGATGAGTCGGCTTATGGAATCCGCGAGATTACGTTCAATGTTGTCACCTTTGTCTTTGTGGTCTGTATGCTGGGCATGACCGCCTCGTTCTATCTGGCCTATTCGATCTCCCGTCCTATCGGGCAACTGGCCTCCTTCATGAGCAAGGCGCAGTCCGGCGATCTGACGATCCGCTACTGGGGCAGCCGTTCCGATGAGATCGGGCTGCTCGGCCGCAGCTTCAATACGATGCTGGCCCAGATTGGCCGGCTGCTATCCCTGACCGAGCTTCAGGCGCGGCAAAAGCGTGAGGCGGAGCTGCGCAGTCTTCAGGCGCATATCAAGCCGCATTTTCTGTACAATACCCTGGATACGATTCACTGGATGGCCCGCAGCAAGGGAGCGGAGGATATCGCCGAGGTGGTCCAGTCCCTCTCCAGGCTGTTCCGGCTGGGCTTAAGCAAAGGGAGCGATATCATACCGCTCTCCGATGAGCTGGAGCATATCGTCAGCTACCTGAAAATTCAGTATGTCCGTTACAGCACCAAGCTGACCTATTCCATTGAAGTGGAGCCGCACTTACAGGAGCTGTATGTGCTTAAGCTGCTGCTGCAGCCGATGGTGGAGAATGCGATCTATCACGGCATCAAGGAGCGCCGCGGCCCCGGACACCTCTCCATAGCTGTTGTGGAACGGGATAATGACCTGTACCTTACCGTACGCGATGACGGCGCTGGGATGTCTGAAGATAAGCTGAAGGAGCTCAGGCGGCGGCTTGAAGCGGTAGTTACGGAAGAATTAGAGCGTACAGAGGCGGAAATGGCTGGAACAGGCAGCGCAGGAAGCGGCTATGGCATATTGAATGTGCAGGCGCGGATCAGGCTGACCTACGGAGTGCCGTACGGCATCCAGATTGAGAGCGGGCAGGGGCAGGGGACACTTGTAACCGTACGTCACCCGGTTGTTCGTGAGAATTACCCGGAGAAGCATTAG
- a CDS encoding substrate-binding domain-containing protein yields MKKLGLVYVLLIGIFVLYVLNYKQQGNAADPWETTGLRGNIEDKYVMVTFQIGIDYWKSVLKGFEDAAEELNVSVEYHGSTQHNASEQMTVLEQTIAKKPAGIAISAVNSKLLTATINKAVESGIPVVLFDSGAEGSKAYSFLGTDNYNAGTKAADKMAELTGGKGEVAIITTPDQHNHQERTDGFTNTIRNKYPQMKLVAVKDGRGDQVASREAAEQLLVWYPQLAGIFATESNGGIGVAEAVDAAPGRGPVPQIISFDTDKGTLDLVKEGKIAATMAQGTWNMGYWSLTELFHLHRDLEADPEAYANNKPLPVPDSVDTGIDVVTRQNVDNYYAK; encoded by the coding sequence GTGAAAAAGCTTGGGCTCGTCTACGTGCTGTTAATCGGCATATTTGTGCTCTATGTGCTGAATTACAAGCAGCAGGGGAATGCGGCAGACCCGTGGGAGACTACCGGACTGCGCGGCAATATTGAGGACAAATACGTGATGGTTACGTTCCAGATCGGCATTGATTACTGGAAAAGCGTGCTGAAGGGCTTCGAGGACGCCGCAGAGGAGCTAAATGTATCCGTCGAGTATCACGGCTCCACCCAGCACAACGCGAGTGAACAGATGACGGTGCTGGAGCAGACCATCGCCAAGAAGCCGGCGGGAATTGCCATCTCGGCTGTGAATTCCAAGCTGCTTACAGCGACGATCAACAAGGCTGTGGAGAGCGGCATTCCGGTAGTGCTGTTTGATTCGGGCGCTGAGGGCAGCAAGGCGTATTCCTTCCTGGGAACGGACAATTATAATGCCGGAACGAAGGCGGCGGACAAGATGGCCGAGCTGACCGGCGGCAAGGGCGAGGTCGCCATTATCACCACACCGGATCAGCATAATCATCAGGAGCGGACAGACGGCTTCACGAATACAATCCGCAACAAGTACCCGCAGATGAAGCTGGTGGCGGTGAAGGATGGGCGGGGAGATCAGGTGGCGTCCAGGGAGGCTGCCGAGCAGCTGCTGGTGTGGTATCCGCAGCTGGCCGGGATTTTTGCCACAGAAAGTAATGGAGGCATCGGGGTCGCGGAAGCCGTGGATGCCGCCCCGGGCAGGGGACCGGTTCCGCAGATTATCAGCTTCGATACGGATAAGGGCACACTCGATCTGGTGAAGGAAGGCAAGATTGCCGCAACCATGGCTCAGGGCACCTGGAATATGGGGTATTGGTCGCTGACCGAGCTGTTCCATCTGCACCGTGATTTGGAGGCTGATCCTGAAGCCTATGCCAACAACAAGCCCCTGCCTGTCCCTGATTCTGTAGATACCGGAATTGATGTGGTCACGCGGCAGAATGTGGACAATTATTATGCCAAATAG
- a CDS encoding helix-turn-helix transcriptional regulator, with product MSHIHRIQWFDQQIRQLAYPNSIKLAEQFEISRRQAQRDIEYLTESLRAPLQYVAKHRGYIYEDNSFLLPHLYITDEEQRVLKYLAYRYSHYDYENAQSIRKVGSLLERFTEQPLTDRELKLPVFEVNARRIQMMEMLEQAILARRVVHVLYRNGQDTPQELYLCPQQLSRRVEEDYLVAAVEGDGRSEYFSLFGIRQLTLTGRVFIPGEDGPTAPAEQTRPLKPFTARIRMNGVPQDNSWGGYRLRAASDEVYEVDFYDTSAFIAHLLQAEWNALLSPKWLKDKLRSICDAAVRRLNEQENEQ from the coding sequence ATGAGCCATATTCACCGGATTCAGTGGTTTGACCAGCAGATCCGCCAGCTTGCTTATCCGAACAGCATTAAGCTGGCGGAGCAGTTCGAGATTTCCAGGCGCCAGGCGCAGCGGGATATTGAATACCTGACAGAATCCCTCCGGGCTCCGCTCCAGTATGTAGCGAAGCATCGCGGATATATATACGAGGATAATAGCTTTTTGCTGCCCCATCTGTACATTACGGACGAGGAACAACGGGTTCTTAAATATCTGGCTTACCGGTATAGCCACTATGATTATGAGAATGCCCAGAGTATCCGCAAGGTCGGGAGTCTGCTGGAGCGGTTCACGGAGCAGCCTCTTACGGATAGGGAGCTTAAGCTGCCAGTCTTTGAAGTGAATGCCCGCCGCATACAGATGATGGAGATGCTGGAGCAGGCGATCCTGGCCCGCAGAGTGGTCCATGTTCTCTACCGGAACGGGCAGGACACTCCGCAGGAGCTGTACCTCTGCCCCCAGCAGCTAAGCCGGCGGGTAGAGGAAGATTATCTCGTGGCCGCTGTGGAGGGAGATGGACGGAGTGAGTATTTCAGCCTGTTCGGCATCCGCCAGCTAACCCTGACCGGCAGGGTCTTCATACCTGGAGAGGATGGCCCTACGGCACCGGCAGAGCAGACCAGACCCTTGAAGCCATTTACGGCAAGAATCCGTATGAACGGAGTGCCTCAGGATAACTCTTGGGGTGGTTATCGGCTCCGCGCTGCCTCTGATGAGGTCTATGAGGTTGATTTTTATGATACCAGCGCGTTTATTGCCCATTTGCTCCAGGCCGAGTGGAATGCCCTCCTGTCCCCAAAATGGCTGAAGGACAAGCTCCGCAGCATCTGCGATGCAGCAGTGAGACGGCTGAATGAACAGGAGAATGAACAGTGA
- a CDS encoding LTA synthase family protein — translation MLHALKWVGAYPWLFCTGSLFIFFILLLSSVIVPNAYAGPAVVSSLFVLLGIASDQKLATRGEPLFPWDLMLLKNAGEMSKITSGMISPLAIGAAALVVAGLVLAIIKLPKNRIRLSLRVTLAGISVGLSAWFLVLVTGQSPVVAAMSYQNIFWNQKVNYTQNGFVYAFAGNLRQSLMDKPEGYSREAVEAVAAKYSALPDVQVEAAPEEQPNILFMMNEAFFDPTRLPGYTLSEDPLKFIHGVAGQTPSGYLLSPEFGGNTANVEFEALTGLSMYFLGDGTIPYQQRIVKMSSLPSIVSILKDRGYEALALHPFDETFYNRNRVYPVLGFDRFTSEKDLPDADRLTPEGYVSDKAAVQEAVRQLQEASGPAFLHLVTMQNHFPFVKGVNGPNTITVEGGLAEQKDELETYVQDTKLTDEAMAYLQQELLKIKRPTIAVFWGDHLPALSAGIYTAAGWDQEPRLKHETKLLVLANFEIGKEPLGTLSPAFLGPAVFRLSGQPLPAFYKLLDQVQAEIPGLSKKVLIGPGDTGILKELTPEQQALLNDYRLVEYDLLEGEKYAESLMF, via the coding sequence GTGCTTCATGCGTTAAAGTGGGTCGGCGCTTATCCTTGGCTGTTTTGTACTGGAAGTCTGTTTATTTTCTTCATCCTGCTCTTAAGCTCAGTGATTGTACCGAACGCGTATGCGGGACCGGCAGTGGTCTCGTCGCTGTTCGTGCTGCTCGGGATTGCCAGTGATCAGAAGCTGGCTACAAGAGGTGAACCGCTGTTTCCGTGGGATCTGATGCTGCTGAAGAATGCCGGTGAGATGAGTAAAATCACCAGCGGGATGATCTCTCCGCTTGCAATAGGGGCCGCAGCTCTGGTGGTTGCCGGCCTGGTCCTTGCAATCATTAAGCTGCCGAAAAACCGGATCAGATTGTCCTTGCGCGTGACGCTGGCGGGAATCTCTGTAGGGCTCAGCGCATGGTTTCTGGTGCTGGTCACCGGTCAATCTCCTGTGGTTGCAGCAATGAGCTATCAGAATATCTTCTGGAATCAGAAGGTGAATTATACACAGAACGGATTCGTATATGCTTTCGCGGGGAATCTGCGGCAGAGCCTGATGGACAAGCCGGAGGGCTACAGCCGTGAAGCGGTTGAAGCAGTGGCTGCCAAGTATTCGGCATTGCCGGATGTGCAGGTGGAGGCTGCGCCGGAGGAACAGCCGAACATTCTGTTTATGATGAATGAGGCGTTCTTCGACCCTACGCGGCTGCCCGGATATACGCTTAGTGAAGATCCGCTCAAATTCATCCATGGGGTGGCGGGCCAGACACCGTCCGGTTATTTGCTGTCCCCGGAATTCGGCGGCAATACGGCTAATGTGGAGTTCGAAGCTCTGACAGGGCTATCGATGTATTTTCTGGGCGATGGAACGATTCCTTATCAACAGCGCATTGTCAAAATGTCCTCCCTGCCTTCGATTGTCAGTATTCTGAAGGACAGAGGGTATGAGGCACTGGCGCTGCATCCGTTCGATGAGACCTTCTATAACCGGAACCGTGTCTATCCGGTGCTGGGCTTCGACCGCTTCACAAGTGAGAAGGATCTGCCGGACGCTGACCGCTTAACCCCAGAGGGGTATGTCTCGGATAAGGCGGCTGTACAGGAGGCGGTCCGGCAGCTTCAAGAGGCATCGGGCCCGGCATTCCTGCACCTGGTGACGATGCAGAATCATTTTCCATTCGTCAAGGGCGTGAACGGACCGAACACTATCACCGTAGAGGGCGGCTTGGCGGAGCAGAAGGATGAGCTGGAAACCTATGTACAGGACACCAAGCTGACAGACGAGGCCATGGCTTATCTCCAGCAGGAGCTGCTGAAGATAAAGCGTCCAACCATAGCGGTATTCTGGGGAGATCATCTGCCCGCGCTTAGCGCCGGGATCTATACCGCAGCAGGCTGGGATCAGGAGCCAAGGCTGAAGCATGAGACGAAGCTGTTAGTACTCGCTAACTTTGAGATCGGGAAGGAGCCGCTTGGTACGCTTAGCCCGGCATTCCTCGGACCCGCGGTCTTCCGGTTATCCGGGCAGCCTCTGCCAGCCTTCTACAAGCTTCTGGATCAGGTGCAGGCGGAAATTCCCGGACTCAGCAAGAAGGTGCTAATCGGGCCGGGGGATACCGGAATTCTGAAGGAGCTAACCCCGGAGCAGCAGGCGCTGCTGAATGACTATCGTCTGGTCGAATATGATTTGCTGGAAGGGGAGAAATACGCGGAGTCTCTAATGTTCTGA
- a CDS encoding aldose 1-epimerase: protein MTPITAFEGHYEGEEAVWLKAGRYEAAILPGIGGNLICFRDTESGYRFLNEPGAEEMEAFKANPGIHGIPVLFPPNRYEDGEFPWNGQTYHLPVNEAATGNHLHGFLHTAVWEVEEFGTGKSESFVTVAIKVDENHPSYQYLPFKYTVKLRYTLSEGGLSQQLLVHNDGDVLMPCLLAFHTAINAPFAPGSSAQDYRVKLTIGERWELNERMLPTGKFQELTADEVALRGEGLYPFYASMDNHYTAAAQNGRNRMELTDSKAGVTLVYDVGTSYKQWMIWNNGATEGFFCPEPQINLVNAPKVDLPADEIGLFGLEPGEYWEESSRIYVK from the coding sequence ATGACACCGATTACAGCATTTGAAGGACACTATGAGGGCGAAGAGGCTGTCTGGCTGAAGGCTGGCCGTTATGAAGCGGCTATTCTGCCAGGCATCGGCGGGAATCTGATCTGCTTCCGTGATACTGAGAGCGGTTACCGTTTCTTGAATGAGCCAGGAGCTGAGGAGATGGAGGCGTTCAAGGCTAACCCGGGTATTCATGGCATTCCTGTACTATTTCCGCCTAACCGCTATGAGGATGGAGAGTTCCCGTGGAACGGCCAGACTTACCATCTGCCGGTCAATGAAGCTGCAACGGGCAATCATCTGCACGGCTTCTTACATACAGCTGTATGGGAGGTAGAGGAGTTTGGCACCGGCAAAAGTGAAAGCTTCGTCACTGTAGCGATTAAGGTGGATGAGAATCATCCATCCTACCAGTACCTGCCGTTCAAATACACGGTCAAGCTGCGCTATACGCTCAGTGAAGGCGGCCTGTCCCAGCAGCTGCTGGTCCACAATGACGGCGATGTGCTGATGCCTTGCCTGCTGGCGTTCCACACGGCTATTAATGCTCCATTCGCACCAGGCAGCAGTGCGCAGGATTACCGTGTGAAGCTGACAATTGGTGAACGTTGGGAGCTTAATGAGCGGATGCTGCCAACCGGCAAATTCCAGGAGCTGACGGCCGATGAAGTGGCTCTGCGCGGCGAAGGATTGTATCCGTTCTACGCATCGATGGACAACCATTACACCGCAGCCGCCCAGAATGGACGGAACCGGATGGAGCTTACCGACAGTAAAGCTGGAGTTACGCTGGTCTATGATGTGGGAACCTCGTATAAGCAATGGATGATCTGGAACAACGGCGCTACCGAAGGCTTCTTCTGCCCAGAGCCGCAGATCAACCTGGTCAACGCCCCGAAGGTGGATCTGCCTGCTGATGAGATCGGCTTGTTCGGGCTGGAGCCTGGGGAGTATTGGGAGGAGAGCAGCCGGATATACGTGAAGTAG
- a CDS encoding MgtC/SapB family protein gives MDLLHMESIVKLLVAMLFGLFIGIDRQLKQKPLGIRTSMVISIASCLVTLVSIHAYDKFGGPDHPNMDPMRLAAQIVSGIGFLGAGVILRRGGDAISGLTSAALIWTASGIGIAVGAGFYVEAGYAVILLMFAVNAVPLLIKAIGPEVLNKHEISIKIIMEPNYILTDVIQKIEQRNVITDQRKTRKTGRTIRRMKIKDLDDGRQMIDMVVSAPDKDYATEIYYDVKKIEHVMSVEVEQL, from the coding sequence ATGGACCTGCTGCATATGGAATCAATCGTTAAGCTGCTGGTGGCCATGCTGTTCGGGCTGTTCATCGGCATTGACCGCCAATTGAAACAGAAACCGCTGGGAATCCGGACCAGTATGGTCATCAGCATCGCCAGCTGTCTGGTAACCCTGGTGTCCATTCACGCGTATGACAAATTCGGCGGACCGGATCATCCAAATATGGACCCGATGCGTCTGGCAGCGCAGATTGTCAGCGGTATCGGTTTTTTGGGAGCGGGTGTTATTCTGCGCAGAGGCGGGGATGCCATCTCCGGGCTGACCTCGGCAGCGTTGATCTGGACGGCGTCCGGTATCGGGATTGCGGTCGGTGCGGGCTTTTATGTAGAGGCGGGTTATGCGGTTATATTGCTGATGTTCGCGGTGAACGCCGTGCCTCTGCTGATCAAAGCCATTGGGCCTGAAGTGCTGAACAAGCACGAGATCTCTATCAAAATCATTATGGAACCGAATTATATCCTGACGGATGTGATCCAGAAGATTGAGCAGCGGAATGTCATTACCGACCAGCGCAAAACACGTAAAACCGGCCGGACGATCCGGCGGATGAAGATCAAGGATCTTGATGATGGCAGGCAGATGATCGACATGGTCGTTTCTGCGCCAGACAAGGATTACGCTACGGAAATCTATTACGATGTCAAAAAAATCGAGCATGTCATGAGCGTCGAAGTGGAGCAGCTGTAA
- a CDS encoding SDR family oxidoreductase, with translation MTAKKLEGKVAIVTGGGSGIGRASVLEFARSGAKVALLDRTVENAEKVAAQIRQEGGEAAVFECDIADPPQVEHAVKQVVEKWGQLDVVFANAGINGAMTPIETMDIESWDQTIQTNLRGTFATVKYAIPHLKEKGGSILINSSINGNRVFSNVGFSAYSTTKAGQVAFMKMAALELAQYKIRVNAICPGAITTNIDDNTYPSDDLKEVQIEVEFPDGGQPLEKGPGRPDQVAKLALFLASEDSDHITGTEIYCDGAESLLHG, from the coding sequence ATGACTGCGAAGAAACTGGAAGGCAAGGTAGCGATTGTTACAGGAGGCGGCTCGGGTATCGGCCGGGCATCTGTGCTGGAATTCGCCAGAAGCGGAGCCAAGGTTGCACTTCTGGACCGGACGGTGGAGAATGCGGAGAAGGTGGCCGCTCAGATTAGGCAGGAGGGCGGGGAAGCCGCTGTGTTTGAATGCGATATCGCTGATCCTCCGCAGGTCGAGCATGCTGTGAAGCAGGTTGTCGAGAAGTGGGGACAGCTGGATGTGGTTTTCGCCAATGCCGGGATCAACGGTGCTATGACACCGATTGAGACAATGGACATCGAGTCCTGGGATCAGACGATTCAGACTAATCTGCGGGGTACCTTCGCCACTGTCAAATATGCGATTCCCCATCTCAAGGAGAAGGGCGGCAGCATTCTGATCAACAGCTCGATCAACGGCAACCGGGTATTCTCCAATGTCGGGTTCTCTGCCTATAGTACGACCAAGGCGGGCCAGGTGGCTTTTATGAAGATGGCTGCGCTTGAGCTGGCCCAGTACAAGATTCGTGTAAACGCTATCTGTCCGGGGGCGATTACCACGAATATTGATGATAATACTTATCCTTCGGATGATCTCAAGGAAGTGCAGATTGAAGTAGAGTTCCCGGATGGCGGGCAGCCGCTGGAGAAGGGGCCGGGGCGTCCGGATCAGGTGGCCAAGCTGGCGCTGTTCCTCGCATCTGAGGATTCGGATCACATCACGGGTACAGAGATCTACTGTGACGGAGCGGAGTCGCTTCTGCACGGCTAA
- a CDS encoding ABC transporter ATP-binding protein has product MLKLDNVCKLFNAGSPDEKVALLGIDLELKAGDFVTIIGSNGAGKSTLMNIISGVMKPDLGEARIEGSSISHLAEYQRARWIGRVFQDPMAGTAPHMTIEENLAMAYKRGKSRGLSLGVNAHRRTLFREQLSRLGIGLEDRLRAKVGLLSGGERQALSLLMATFTQPQILLLDEHTAALDPSRAELITTLTESIVRELKLTTLMVTHNMDQAIRLGNRLIMMDKGSVILDFNETRKKDLTVERLLGEFEAISGHKLADDRMMLG; this is encoded by the coding sequence ATGTTGAAGCTTGATAATGTGTGTAAGCTGTTCAACGCCGGTTCGCCGGATGAGAAGGTTGCACTGCTGGGAATCGATCTTGAACTGAAAGCCGGGGATTTCGTAACGATTATCGGCAGTAATGGTGCCGGCAAATCTACGCTTATGAATATTATCTCAGGCGTGATGAAGCCCGATCTGGGAGAAGCACGTATTGAGGGGAGCTCGATCAGCCATCTGGCGGAATACCAGCGTGCACGCTGGATCGGCCGGGTCTTCCAGGACCCGATGGCCGGGACTGCGCCGCATATGACGATTGAGGAGAACCTGGCTATGGCCTACAAGCGGGGCAAGTCCCGCGGGCTGTCCTTGGGTGTTAATGCGCACAGACGCACACTGTTCCGCGAACAGCTCAGCCGCCTGGGCATCGGCCTGGAAGACCGGCTGCGGGCTAAGGTGGGACTGCTCTCCGGAGGCGAGCGGCAGGCGCTGAGCCTGTTGATGGCGACCTTCACCCAGCCGCAGATTCTGCTGCTGGATGAGCATACAGCTGCGCTGGACCCTTCGCGCGCCGAACTGATCACCACCCTTACGGAATCCATTGTCCGCGAGCTGAAGCTGACTACGCTGATGGTTACCCATAACATGGATCAGGCGATCCGGCTGGGCAACCGGCTCATCATGATGGATAAAGGCTCGGTCATCCTTGATTTCAATGAGACGCGCAAGAAGGATCTGACGGTAGAGCGTCTGCTTGGTGAATTCGAAGCGATCAGCGGCCATAAGCTGGCTGACGACCGGATGATGCTGGGCTGA